A single genomic interval of Pyruvatibacter sp. HU-CL02332 harbors:
- a CDS encoding sigma-54 dependent transcriptional regulator, producing MRLLIVGSLNGQLTTATKMAMETGAKVAQVDNGELAMDALRAGQGADLLMVEVSNDIGWLAAQLQAERIALPIVACGLGSDARAAVNAIRAGAKEYVPLPPDAKLIAAVLEAVADDTHALIYKDDIMADVIRLADQIAPSDASVLITGESGVGKEIMARYVHRHSARKDKPFISVNCAAIPENLLESELFGHEKGAFTGAVSRRIGKFEEAEGGTLLLDEISEMDVRLQAKLLRAIQEREIDRVGGNKPVKVNIRILATSNRDLATEVRNGTFREDLLYRLNVVTLLIPALRERPADIMELSEHFVKRYADANGVPARPLSDSAKSHLVRQHWAGNVRELENTLHRAVLLANGDEIDVDAIRLPDGSRIDQTVAVSSSDPASRAAQVAETVSRNLVGMTVADMERDLILNTLDHCLGNRTHAANILGISIRTLRNKLNLYTQQGVSVAAPGEARIAG from the coding sequence ATGCGTTTGCTTATTGTAGGTAGCCTCAACGGCCAGCTCACCACCGCCACAAAGATGGCGATGGAGACAGGTGCCAAAGTTGCCCAGGTCGACAACGGCGAACTCGCCATGGACGCCCTGCGTGCCGGTCAGGGTGCTGACCTGTTGATGGTGGAAGTCTCCAACGACATTGGCTGGCTGGCAGCACAGTTGCAGGCAGAGCGCATCGCCCTGCCGATCGTGGCCTGCGGCCTGGGCTCAGACGCCCGCGCCGCCGTCAACGCCATCCGCGCCGGTGCCAAGGAATATGTGCCCCTGCCGCCGGACGCCAAGCTCATTGCCGCGGTGCTGGAAGCTGTCGCCGACGACACACACGCCCTGATCTACAAGGACGACATCATGGCGGATGTCATCCGCCTTGCGGACCAGATCGCCCCGTCTGATGCCTCAGTCCTCATCACCGGTGAAAGCGGTGTGGGTAAGGAAATCATGGCGCGCTATGTCCACCGCCACTCGGCACGCAAGGACAAACCATTCATCTCCGTCAACTGTGCGGCCATTCCTGAGAACCTGCTCGAGTCAGAACTCTTCGGCCATGAGAAAGGTGCCTTCACCGGCGCCGTCTCCCGCCGCATCGGCAAGTTCGAAGAAGCTGAAGGCGGTACTTTGCTGCTCGACGAGATCTCCGAAATGGATGTGCGCCTGCAGGCCAAGCTTCTGCGTGCCATTCAGGAACGCGAGATCGACCGTGTCGGCGGCAACAAGCCCGTCAAGGTCAACATCCGCATCCTCGCCACATCCAACCGAGACCTTGCAACAGAAGTCCGCAACGGCACTTTCCGCGAAGACCTTCTCTACCGCCTCAACGTGGTGACCCTGTTGATCCCCGCTCTGCGCGAACGCCCTGCAGACATCATGGAACTGTCAGAGCACTTCGTGAAGCGCTACGCAGACGCCAATGGCGTGCCTGCACGCCCGCTGTCAGACAGTGCCAAATCGCACCTGGTTCGCCAGCACTGGGCCGGCAACGTTCGTGAGCTGGAAAACACGCTCCACCGCGCCGTGCTTCTGGCCAATGGCGATGAGATTGACGTGGACGCCATCCGCCTGCCGGACGGTTCCCGCATTGATCAGACGGTCGCCGTTTCGTCCAGCGATCCCGCATCACGCGCTGCTCAAGTGGCCGAGACTGTCAGCCGCAACCTTGTGGGCATGACTGTTGCCGACATGGAACGCGACCTGATTCTCAACACGCTGGATCATTGTCTGGGCAACCGGACGCACGCCGCCAACATTCTGGGCATCTCCATTCGCACCCTGCGCAACAAGCTCAACCTCTACACCCAGCAGGGTGTATCGGTCGCAGCCCCGGGCGAAGCCCGGATCGCCGGTTAG
- a CDS encoding flagellar hook capping FlgD N-terminal domain-containing protein has product MSIEAIAAAQSAQSAASTAGSKLNTDFDTFLTLLTTQLKNQDPLEPLDSSEFTNQLVQFSSVEQNIATNQNLEQLLNLTFANFATDAVGYIGKEVVAESPTAILTDGSANWGYELDAPAEKVQLFVTDAAGRLVHTSDLQNLSGNQTFNWNGKDSNGRQLSDGAYTLRVIAQDAAENEIKVTMKQAGVVSAVEFDNNTPVLTVNGSGIQLSDVITVRDVATGS; this is encoded by the coding sequence ATGTCAATTGAAGCAATTGCAGCCGCACAGTCCGCTCAAAGCGCCGCCTCCACAGCCGGTTCAAAGCTCAATACGGACTTTGATACGTTTCTGACGCTGCTCACCACGCAGTTGAAGAACCAGGACCCTCTGGAGCCGCTGGACAGCAGCGAGTTCACCAACCAGCTGGTCCAGTTCTCAAGCGTTGAGCAGAACATCGCCACCAACCAGAACCTTGAGCAGCTGCTGAACCTCACCTTCGCCAACTTTGCAACGGACGCTGTGGGGTACATCGGCAAGGAAGTCGTGGCTGAAAGCCCGACCGCCATCCTCACAGATGGGTCGGCCAACTGGGGCTACGAGCTGGATGCCCCGGCTGAAAAAGTACAGCTGTTTGTCACGGATGCTGCAGGCCGACTGGTGCACACCTCAGACCTGCAAAACCTCTCTGGTAACCAGACCTTTAACTGGAATGGCAAGGATTCAAATGGCCGGCAGCTGTCAGACGGTGCCTACACCCTGCGTGTGATTGCCCAGGATGCCGCTGAAAACGAAATCAAAGTCACCATGAAGCAGGCCGGTGTCGTCTCGGCTGTTGAGTTCGACAACAACACGCCGGTTCTTACCGTCAATGGCTCCGGTATCCAGTTGTCAGATGTCATCACAGTTCGTGATGTCGCGACCGGGTCGTAA
- a CDS encoding DUF1153 domain-containing protein, which translates to MSMQYQSRVSYVIGPDGSPLTIADLPPPETKRWVIRRKAEVVAAVRGGLLSLEEACQRYTLTVEEFLSWQRSIERHGLPGLRATRVQQYREH; encoded by the coding sequence ATGAGCATGCAATATCAATCGCGAGTGAGCTATGTGATCGGGCCGGATGGTAGCCCCCTCACTATTGCTGACCTGCCGCCGCCGGAAACGAAGCGCTGGGTCATCCGCCGCAAGGCTGAAGTCGTGGCCGCTGTGCGCGGGGGTCTTCTATCATTGGAAGAAGCCTGCCAGCGCTACACGCTGACTGTCGAAGAGTTTTTGAGCTGGCAGCGGTCCATTGAGCGTCACGGCCTGCCAGGCCTGCGCGCCACCCGCGTGCAGCAATACCGCGAGCACTAG
- the fliG gene encoding flagellar motor switch protein FliG translates to MVAQAKPKMDINKLTGGEKAAIMLLALGEEHGAQLWEMFDDDEIRELSMAMSNLGTVDAELVEKLLLEFVSGMSSTGALVGTFDSTERLLSRFLPDERVSLVMDEIRGPAGRTMWDKLGNVNEVVLANYLKNEYPQTVAVVLSKIRADHAANVLGALPEDFSMEVVNRMLRMESVQKDILDKVEQTLRQEFMSNLARTNRRDSHETMAEIFNNFDRQTENRFMTSLEERNRDAAERIKALMFTFEDLAKLDPGSVQTLLRAVEKDKLALGLKGSSDTLRDLFLSNMTERAAKMLREDMDMMGPVRLKDVDEAQMMMVNIAKDLANKGEIMMADGNSEDELIY, encoded by the coding sequence ATGGTCGCTCAAGCAAAACCAAAGATGGACATCAACAAGCTGACCGGTGGCGAGAAAGCCGCCATCATGCTGCTCGCCCTGGGCGAAGAGCATGGCGCGCAGCTCTGGGAAATGTTCGACGACGATGAAATCCGCGAACTCTCCATGGCCATGTCCAATCTGGGCACGGTTGATGCGGAACTCGTTGAAAAGCTGTTGCTCGAATTCGTTTCCGGCATGTCATCTACCGGCGCCCTGGTTGGTACCTTTGATTCAACAGAGCGCCTGCTCTCACGTTTCCTGCCTGACGAACGCGTCAGCCTTGTCATGGACGAGATCCGTGGTCCTGCCGGTCGCACCATGTGGGACAAGCTGGGCAATGTGAACGAAGTCGTTCTGGCCAATTACCTCAAGAACGAATACCCGCAGACAGTTGCCGTCGTGCTCTCGAAAATTCGCGCTGACCATGCCGCCAACGTGCTGGGTGCCCTGCCCGAGGACTTCTCCATGGAAGTCGTCAACCGCATGCTGCGTATGGAAAGCGTACAGAAGGACATTCTGGACAAGGTCGAACAGACCCTGCGTCAGGAATTCATGTCCAACCTTGCCCGCACCAACCGGCGCGACAGCCACGAGACCATGGCGGAGATCTTCAACAACTTCGATCGCCAGACCGAAAACCGCTTCATGACGTCCCTTGAAGAGCGCAACCGCGACGCGGCGGAACGCATCAAGGCCCTCATGTTCACATTCGAAGATCTGGCCAAGCTCGACCCGGGTTCCGTGCAAACACTTCTGCGCGCTGTCGAAAAAGACAAGCTGGCTCTGGGTCTCAAGGGCTCTTCCGATACCCTGCGCGATCTCTTCCTCTCCAACATGACCGAACGCGCCGCCAAGATGCTGCGCGAAGACATGGACATGATGGGCCCTGTCCGCCTCAAGGACGTGGACGAAGCGCAGATGATGATGGTCAACATCGCCAAGGACCTCGCCAACAAGGGCGAGATCATGATGGCGGACGGCAATTCGGAGGACGAGCTCATCTATTAG
- the fliN gene encoding flagellar motor switch protein FliN, with protein MSDETEMPLDDLSNAGADAGPNAGFANPDAELPVPAEGAEGTDETAQPGDGEERFAADLEAVFDVPVHVSAVLGKTHMEVSQLLKLGRGAVVELDRKVGEAIDIYVNNRLVARGEVVVVDERLGVTMTEIIKGGNAA; from the coding sequence ATGAGTGACGAAACCGAAATGCCGCTCGATGATTTGTCAAATGCAGGCGCGGACGCAGGTCCAAACGCTGGGTTTGCAAACCCGGACGCAGAACTTCCCGTTCCGGCTGAAGGCGCCGAAGGTACAGACGAAACCGCACAGCCTGGCGACGGCGAAGAACGCTTTGCCGCTGACCTTGAAGCTGTGTTCGACGTGCCCGTGCATGTCTCTGCCGTGCTGGGCAAGACCCACATGGAAGTCAGCCAGCTTCTCAAGCTCGGCCGCGGCGCGGTCGTGGAACTGGACCGCAAGGTCGGTGAGGCCATCGATATCTACGTCAACAACCGTCTCGTCGCCCGTGGCGAAGTCGTGGTCGTGGACGAGCGTCTCGGCGTCACCATGACGGAAATCATCAAGGGCGGAAACGCTGCGTAA
- the fliF gene encoding flagellar basal-body MS-ring/collar protein FliF, with protein sequence MNGTFDFLKGLGPSRLIALGAVTIALVAFFAVIMMRVSQPTMALLYSGLPVSDSAEIVAKLEAMSVPYELKGDGTTIMVPKTEALRLRMSMAEAGLPSGGSVGYEIFDDTSALGTTSFVQNMNHLRALEGELARTVRALDTVQAARVHLVMPERELFSRERQEPTASIVIKARGGLGRSQAKGIQFLVASAVEGLNAANVSIIDETGNMIAGGADGTSLGSSSMDERQREYETRLRRQVADIVTSVVGTNRARIQVAAELDFNRITRNSETFDPEGQVVRSTQTVEESSSATERDGQAGVTVGNDLPDAIGQGGGADDATSNESNARVEETVNYEISRTTTTEVIEAGSVKRLSVAVLVDGAYEAAEDGTQTYTARSPEELEMIGRLVRSSIGFDAARGDSVEVVNLPINDTATELLADDAAELGFMDSIMSSLDVMRLAELGALVVVTLLGVFLVARPLINKLTTPGVQQGGQAAITGGAPSNAPQLPSPDMQQILAQAQADGQEVITAPDGTPIALAAPTPEQQAAMMLEDNTGSMIDIAQIEGQVRESSVRKVGEIVQNHPEESLTILRGWLHETA encoded by the coding sequence GTGAACGGCACATTTGACTTCCTAAAGGGGCTTGGCCCCTCTCGGCTTATCGCACTGGGCGCTGTCACCATCGCCCTCGTTGCCTTTTTTGCCGTCATCATGATGCGTGTGTCGCAACCCACCATGGCGCTGCTCTATAGCGGCCTGCCGGTGAGCGACAGTGCTGAAATCGTTGCCAAGCTCGAGGCCATGAGCGTGCCGTACGAGCTTAAGGGCGACGGCACCACCATTATGGTTCCCAAGACAGAAGCCCTGCGCCTGCGCATGAGCATGGCCGAAGCGGGCCTGCCGTCCGGCGGTTCTGTTGGCTACGAAATCTTTGACGACACATCTGCGCTGGGCACCACCAGCTTCGTGCAGAACATGAACCATCTGCGCGCTCTGGAAGGCGAACTCGCCCGCACCGTGCGCGCCCTCGACACTGTTCAGGCTGCCCGCGTGCATCTCGTCATGCCCGAACGCGAACTCTTCAGCCGCGAACGTCAGGAACCAACCGCCTCCATCGTCATCAAGGCCCGTGGCGGCCTTGGTCGCAGTCAGGCCAAGGGCATTCAGTTCCTTGTGGCCTCTGCAGTTGAAGGCCTCAATGCCGCCAACGTCTCCATCATTGATGAAACCGGCAACATGATCGCCGGCGGGGCCGACGGCACGTCGCTGGGGTCTTCCTCCATGGACGAACGCCAGCGCGAATATGAAACACGCCTGCGCCGTCAGGTCGCTGACATTGTCACCAGCGTCGTCGGCACCAACCGCGCACGCATTCAGGTCGCAGCCGAGCTGGACTTCAACCGCATCACCCGCAACTCAGAGACATTTGACCCAGAAGGTCAGGTTGTCCGGTCAACCCAGACGGTCGAAGAATCTTCTTCTGCAACAGAACGCGACGGCCAGGCTGGCGTGACAGTGGGCAATGACCTGCCGGACGCTATCGGCCAGGGCGGCGGTGCTGACGACGCAACGTCGAATGAAAGCAACGCCCGCGTTGAAGAAACGGTCAACTACGAAATCTCTCGCACCACCACGACGGAAGTGATCGAGGCTGGCAGCGTCAAGCGCCTGTCCGTTGCCGTGCTCGTGGATGGCGCATATGAGGCAGCCGAAGACGGCACGCAGACATACACCGCCCGCTCACCTGAAGAGCTGGAAATGATTGGGCGTCTTGTGCGCTCTTCCATCGGCTTTGATGCCGCTCGCGGCGACAGTGTCGAAGTGGTCAATCTGCCGATCAACGACACCGCTACAGAACTTCTTGCAGACGACGCTGCTGAACTTGGCTTCATGGACAGCATCATGAGCAGCCTCGACGTCATGCGTCTTGCTGAACTTGGTGCTCTTGTGGTCGTCACGCTACTTGGCGTCTTCCTGGTGGCTCGTCCGCTCATCAACAAGCTGACCACACCTGGCGTCCAGCAAGGTGGCCAGGCTGCAATCACCGGCGGTGCCCCAAGCAACGCGCCGCAGCTTCCCAGCCCCGACATGCAGCAGATACTGGCACAGGCCCAGGCAGACGGTCAGGAAGTCATCACCGCCCCCGACGGCACACCCATTGCGCTTGCTGCCCCCACGCCGGAGCAGCAGGCCGCAATGATGCTGGAAGACAACACAGGTTCGATGATCGACATCGCCCAGATTGAAGGACAGGTGCGCGAAAGCTCCGTCCGCAAGGTTGGCGAGATCGTTCAAAACCATCCCGAAGAGTCGCTGACAATCCTGCGCGGCTGGCTCCACGAAACCGCATAG
- a CDS encoding FliH/SctL family protein codes for MSNPAIITLQETSRFEFDRELSKGAVVQPRAERKKTKWSEEEVNAIRAEAFAAGEDAARASEEANISRQIAAGSQQVAERLGVLLENLHTERGSLREEAAEIALTIARKLMPALMESAPTAEIEAVIENSFALLRNEARVVIYVADGEEELLGPRISEMTTEHGFDGQLVVRTNEDIAPGDVRIEWASGAITRDTPALDANIEQIVRTYLSAPGADQSGQTDFFALLGKQQ; via the coding sequence ATGAGCAACCCAGCCATCATCACCCTGCAGGAAACGTCCCGGTTCGAGTTCGATCGCGAACTGTCCAAGGGCGCCGTCGTGCAGCCACGCGCAGAACGCAAGAAGACCAAGTGGTCCGAAGAAGAAGTCAACGCCATTCGGGCAGAGGCCTTTGCCGCCGGTGAGGATGCTGCGCGCGCCAGTGAAGAAGCGAACATCTCCCGCCAGATAGCGGCCGGCTCCCAGCAGGTTGCTGAACGCCTTGGCGTCCTGCTTGAAAATCTGCACACAGAGCGCGGAAGCCTGCGCGAAGAAGCAGCTGAAATCGCTCTCACCATTGCCCGCAAGCTGATGCCGGCCCTGATGGAAAGCGCACCCACCGCTGAGATTGAAGCTGTTATCGAGAACTCCTTTGCCCTGCTGCGCAACGAAGCCCGCGTCGTCATCTATGTGGCTGACGGCGAAGAGGAACTTCTCGGACCACGCATCAGCGAAATGACAACTGAACACGGCTTTGACGGCCAGCTTGTCGTGCGCACAAACGAAGATATTGCCCCCGGCGACGTTCGCATTGAATGGGCCAGTGGCGCGATCACCCGCGACACACCAGCCCTTGACGCAAACATTGAACAGATTGTCCGCACCTACCTGTCAGCACCCGGTGCCGACCAGTCCGGACAGACAGACTTTTTCGCCCTTCTGGGCAAGCAGCAATAA
- the flhA gene encoding flagellar biosynthesis protein FlhA yields MSDAAPTTPPAGGGLFGGLTLGGIGNAIGARSELALAAGVLTIIVVLILPMPSWMLDFALAISITFSVLVMMTALFIKKPLEFSSFPTVLLIATMLRLALNLASTRLILSQGHEGTHAAGAVIEAFGNFVMQGNFVIGIIVFAILVIVNFVVITKGSGRIAEVAARFSLDAMPGKQMAIDADLSAGMIDEDTARRRRSELESESAFYGSMDGASKFVRGDAIAGLLITFINVIAGVIVGVAQMDMSFADASATYTLLTVGDGLVSQIPALIVSMAAGLLVSKAGVDGAADEALFGQLSGYPQALGMSSGVMVVMSLLPGIPMVPFLLLAGISGAAAWFLTKGAEKKIADEEAAVAEAAAQEQAAPVEEPISTALAMDELRLELGFGLLPMLEGDGEGHSLTEQVKALRRQVAQDMGFVMPSLRILDNMQLDSTSYVMRVKEVEAGAGILYPDRLMVMDPQGGPVDLPGEHTTEPTFGLPATWIDHTQREEASFRGLTVVDPATVLTTHITEIIKANMAELLSYGEVQKLLDDIGGDNQKLVEDLVPDRVSVTTIQRVLQQLLTERVSIRDLPTILESIGEASSHTQSVTQIVEHVRTRLARQICHTNQSYAGYLPLIALSPEWEDAFANSLIGNGEDKQLAMPPSDLQNFIQSLRMAFDQAAASGDVPVLLVSPGNRPYVRSVVERVRPQTVVMSQAEVHPQARLKTLAQI; encoded by the coding sequence ATGTCAGACGCAGCACCAACAACACCACCGGCAGGCGGAGGCCTCTTTGGAGGCCTGACCCTGGGCGGCATTGGCAATGCCATTGGCGCGCGCTCCGAGCTGGCACTTGCTGCCGGCGTGTTGACCATCATTGTGGTCCTCATCCTGCCGATGCCCAGCTGGATGCTGGACTTTGCCCTCGCCATCTCCATCACCTTCTCGGTGCTGGTCATGATGACGGCCCTCTTCATCAAGAAGCCGCTTGAATTTTCGTCCTTCCCGACCGTGCTTCTGATAGCCACCATGCTGCGCCTTGCGCTCAATCTGGCATCCACAAGGCTGATCCTCTCTCAGGGCCATGAAGGCACCCACGCTGCCGGTGCTGTGATCGAGGCTTTCGGCAACTTCGTGATGCAGGGCAACTTCGTCATCGGCATCATCGTTTTCGCCATCCTGGTCATCGTGAACTTCGTGGTGATCACCAAAGGCTCCGGCCGTATCGCTGAAGTCGCTGCCCGTTTCTCCTTGGACGCCATGCCCGGCAAGCAGATGGCCATCGACGCTGATCTGTCCGCCGGCATGATCGACGAAGACACAGCTCGCCGCCGCCGCTCGGAGCTTGAGTCCGAAAGCGCGTTTTACGGCTCCATGGACGGTGCCTCCAAATTTGTGCGTGGCGACGCCATCGCCGGTCTGCTGATCACCTTCATCAACGTTATTGCCGGTGTCATCGTCGGTGTCGCCCAGATGGACATGTCATTTGCGGACGCCTCCGCCACCTATACGCTTCTGACAGTAGGCGATGGTCTGGTCAGCCAGATCCCCGCCCTCATCGTATCCATGGCTGCCGGTCTTCTGGTGTCCAAGGCCGGGGTGGACGGTGCTGCAGACGAAGCGCTTTTTGGCCAGCTTTCCGGCTATCCCCAGGCGCTGGGCATGTCATCCGGCGTCATGGTCGTCATGTCTCTTCTGCCTGGCATCCCCATGGTGCCGTTCCTGCTGCTGGCGGGGATAAGTGGCGCCGCCGCCTGGTTCCTCACCAAGGGGGCTGAAAAGAAAATCGCCGACGAGGAAGCAGCCGTCGCCGAAGCCGCCGCACAGGAACAGGCCGCGCCTGTTGAAGAGCCGATCTCCACAGCACTCGCAATGGATGAGCTTCGCCTTGAGCTTGGTTTTGGTCTGCTGCCCATGCTGGAAGGCGATGGCGAAGGCCATTCCCTGACCGAACAGGTCAAAGCCCTGCGCCGTCAGGTGGCTCAGGATATGGGCTTCGTCATGCCGTCCCTGCGCATCCTCGACAACATGCAGCTGGATTCAACGTCCTACGTCATGCGCGTCAAGGAAGTGGAAGCCGGTGCTGGCATTCTCTATCCCGATCGTCTCATGGTTATGGACCCCCAGGGTGGCCCCGTGGACCTGCCCGGCGAGCACACAACCGAGCCGACCTTCGGCCTGCCCGCCACTTGGATCGATCATACCCAGCGCGAAGAAGCATCCTTCCGCGGTCTCACTGTCGTGGACCCGGCAACCGTGCTCACCACGCACATCACCGAAATCATCAAGGCCAACATGGCCGAGCTTCTGTCCTACGGCGAAGTACAAAAGCTGCTGGACGACATCGGCGGCGACAATCAGAAACTGGTGGAAGACCTTGTGCCGGATCGCGTTTCCGTCACCACCATCCAGCGCGTCCTGCAGCAGCTGTTGACCGAGCGTGTTTCCATCCGCGATCTGCCGACCATTCTGGAATCCATTGGCGAGGCTTCAAGCCATACCCAGAGCGTGACCCAGATCGTCGAGCATGTGCGCACCCGCCTTGCGCGTCAGATCTGCCACACCAATCAAAGCTATGCCGGCTACCTGCCGCTGATCGCCCTGTCACCGGAATGGGAAGACGCGTTTGCAAATTCTCTTATCGGCAATGGCGAAGACAAGCAGCTGGCCATGCCGCCGAGCGATCTTCAGAACTTCATCCAGTCCCTGCGCATGGCCTTCGATCAGGCCGCTGCATCCGGCGATGTTCCCGTGCTTCTCGTCAGCCCCGGCAACCGCCCCTATGTGCGGTCCGTTGTCGAACGTGTAAGGCCACAGACTGTCGTCATGAGTCAGGCAGAAGTTCATCCCCAGGCGCGTCTCAAGACGCTGGCCCAGATTTAA
- a CDS encoding MotA/TolQ/ExbB proton channel family protein — translation MRSSLTAIIALIASFALLAAALTLEGNGSAFLDVRAALIVFGGTLAVTMISFSPLEVIMAIRETWSAIATPRFNRKGAADRMLKIAERTRKDGLLGVERLLPKLRNDPFLSRALAMLVDGIEVADVERMLEDERLATAQRRTESAEVLRRAADIAPAMGLIGTLVGLVQMLGQLNDPAAIGPAMAVALLTTFYGAVLGTMVLSPLAAKLDRISGDERDMLAIYAAGAAAIGRKDHPRQVEHTLNALLPEADRVQYSR, via the coding sequence ATGCGCTCATCACTCACAGCCATCATCGCCCTGATCGCAAGCTTTGCCTTGCTGGCGGCTGCCCTGACCCTTGAAGGCAACGGGTCAGCGTTCCTTGATGTGCGTGCGGCTCTCATCGTCTTTGGCGGCACTCTGGCCGTCACCATGATCTCGTTCTCTCCTCTCGAGGTCATCATGGCGATCCGCGAGACCTGGTCTGCCATCGCCACCCCGCGGTTCAACCGCAAGGGCGCAGCTGACCGGATGCTGAAGATTGCCGAGCGTACCCGCAAGGACGGCCTCCTGGGCGTTGAGCGCCTGCTCCCCAAGCTTCGTAACGATCCTTTCCTGTCACGCGCCCTTGCCATGCTGGTTGACGGCATTGAAGTCGCCGACGTCGAGCGCATGCTTGAAGACGAACGTCTTGCAACAGCACAGCGCCGTACCGAAAGCGCCGAAGTCCTGCGCCGTGCCGCAGACATTGCACCCGCCATGGGCCTCATCGGCACATTGGTTGGCCTTGTTCAGATGCTCGGCCAGCTGAACGACCCCGCAGCCATCGGCCCCGCCATGGCCGTGGCCCTGCTCACCACATTCTACGGCGCGGTCCTGGGCACCATGGTGCTCTCCCCGCTTGCCGCCAAACTTGATCGCATCTCAGGCGATGAACGCGACATGCTCGCGATCTACGCCGCCGGTGCAGCCGCCATCGGCCGCAAGGACCATCCTCGCCAGGTCGAACACACACTCAACGCCCTGCTTCCCGAAGCAGACCGCGTCCAGTATTCGCGTTAA